The bacterium genome has a segment encoding these proteins:
- a CDS encoding beta-glucosidase — MARHEFPDGFLWGAATSAAQIEGACDVDGRGPSIWDRFAAEPGRIADGTTPAVACDSYRRWRDDIDLMRDLGLGGYRFSIAWPRIQPTGRGPALAAGLDHYDRLVDGLLDAGIEPFPTLYHWDLPAALQDEGGWGERDTAAAFADYAGLVVGRLGDRVTRWVTHNEPWCIACLGHEEGVQAPGLKDPGLSLRVAHHVLLSHGLAARAIRAAASGAEVGIVIIHCPGMPHTDTPADRDAARFFDGLFNRWYLDPVFKGTYPADAIADRVARGHLAGPELPFVREPDMEIIRAPLDFLGLNYYSRNVMRAGANGPEPVPMAPDEDLTDMGWEVYPQGLHDSLVRVHRDYGPARIYVTENGAAYDDPAGADGRIADARRIAYLESHLVACHRALADGVPLAGYFAWSLLDNFEWALGYAKKFGLHAVDPATQDRTPKLSAAWYRDVVARNAVDAPGPDSPFPNQGAHRASQG, encoded by the coding sequence ATGGCACGCCACGAATTCCCCGACGGGTTCCTCTGGGGCGCCGCGACCAGCGCCGCCCAGATCGAGGGCGCGTGCGACGTGGACGGCCGGGGACCCTCCATCTGGGACCGCTTCGCCGCCGAACCCGGGCGCATCGCCGACGGCACCACCCCGGCGGTGGCCTGCGATTCCTACCGGCGCTGGCGCGACGACATCGACCTCATGCGCGACCTGGGTCTGGGCGGCTACCGCTTCTCCATCGCCTGGCCGCGCATCCAGCCGACCGGGCGCGGACCGGCCCTCGCCGCCGGGCTCGACCACTACGACCGGCTCGTCGACGGCCTGCTGGACGCGGGGATCGAACCCTTCCCGACCCTCTACCACTGGGATCTGCCTGCCGCCCTGCAGGATGAGGGCGGCTGGGGCGAGCGGGACACGGCGGCGGCCTTCGCCGACTACGCCGGCCTGGTGGTGGGACGGCTCGGCGATCGGGTCACCCGCTGGGTCACCCACAACGAGCCCTGGTGCATCGCCTGCCTCGGCCACGAGGAGGGGGTGCAGGCGCCGGGCCTGAAGGATCCCGGCCTGTCCCTGCGAGTGGCGCACCATGTCCTGCTCTCGCACGGCCTGGCGGCCCGGGCGATCCGCGCGGCCGCTTCCGGGGCCGAGGTCGGCATCGTCATCATCCACTGCCCCGGCATGCCGCACACCGACACGCCGGCCGACCGGGACGCCGCCCGCTTCTTCGACGGTCTCTTCAACCGCTGGTATCTCGACCCGGTCTTCAAGGGGACCTATCCGGCGGACGCCATCGCCGACCGTGTCGCCCGCGGCCATCTCGCCGGGCCGGAGCTTCCCTTTGTTCGGGAACCTGACATGGAGATCATCCGCGCGCCGCTCGATTTCCTCGGCCTGAACTACTACAGCCGGAACGTCATGCGCGCAGGGGCGAACGGCCCCGAGCCCGTCCCGATGGCGCCGGACGAGGATCTGACCGACATGGGCTGGGAGGTCTACCCGCAGGGCCTGCACGACTCGCTCGTGCGGGTGCACCGCGACTATGGGCCGGCCCGCATCTACGTCACCGAGAACGGCGCCGCCTACGACGATCCCGCCGGTGCCGACGGGCGCATCGCCGACGCCCGCCGCATCGCCTACCTCGAAAGCCATCTCGTGGCCTGCCACCGCGCCCTCGCCGACGGCGTGCCCCTGGCCGGCTACTTCGCCTGGTCCCTGCTCGACAACTTCGAGTGGGCCCTGGGCTACGCCAAGAAGTTCGGTCTGCACGCGGTCGATCCCGCGACGCAGGACCGGACGCCGAAACTCAGCGCCGCCTGGTACCGGGACGTCGTCGCGCGGAACGCGGTCGACGCCCCCGGGCCGGATTCCCCGTTCCCGAACCAAGGAGCCCACCGTGCGTCCCAAGGTTGA
- a CDS encoding glycosidase, with translation MVFGMNWGYMPIGQNYTYSLYEQPEEVIKAAIDTEMELLKEMHVNTIRHYVGIPPKWVRYIYEKHGIYTVLNHTIGRYGLTLDGTWYPNTDYSDPRVRETLRAEMKAVVEEFKDTPGVLMWLLGNENNYGLTWKSAETEALPEGEKNAVRARYLYSLFGEIIDDIHAIDKGRPVAMANGDLQYIDIIAEECADIDVFGSNVYRGISARDFYQVVQDKLDVPTFFTEFGADAFNAVTMQEDQAAQAYYLLGQWREIYEQSAGKGRVGNAIGGLIFQWSDGWWKYKQEERLDIHDTNASWPNAGYPTDYVEGHNNMNEEWWGICAKGFSDSRGLYQVYPRAAYYALRDAFRLDPYGKSTDIDAIRSHFDGITPMGAALAARGDKAALEGTTLSRVRVAGVRMEFETYSTGGDNISTPPIETPQEGYPSFQGFDHNQSFFVDFEAKPSDAVVGKLSLNVLGHVAKNPIDEIFYENRGRPKTLLDDNGDPVQIESLERVKVYQGSITWEDQDFQLDAFYRVGHLHWQYEGDFFGLYRDGFYGENLDIYNGEAPIGMQIAGKGDLEGLKVAFGPQLWWGANPAVFIKYQRKLAGIDWTGVFQEDFAQQNTVTTSIAIPVRQTRKAALSMATDLGPFGFEGGALWSGQPRVGETFQIVDEGLVGAEVPVAPGDVRQDTVTDEDTWGFKGKLTWQKGRWNWYGQGAVMGLVADAGPTAIPTYTGWTLKDSGSGNQVNAITGVAVNAGDWQIGPNFLWQKPIVGPMPHSDDLTGTPGRTRNVRDDPFAVIWNRETTAAELMLTYDPTPATWMWSWDSDVRENADLAASLGFSVRKHHTTSDAKLFVADTGDVYAFAGGTPARDWGDLWEVNCRVVNKVGDKAKMVSHVVFGTAEPNGDNTRLVKRFSVDSRLVWPRLALGWHAKFNDFGPYDYHRDHNLTYPLQLMADVSVTLGAPRWFDFPQTRLGVRGTYRTLDRYSNRYMPDGVVAPAQGELYPEGLDKGNEWEIRTYLHLAI, from the coding sequence ATGGTCTTCGGCATGAACTGGGGCTACATGCCCATCGGGCAGAACTACACCTACAGCCTGTACGAGCAGCCCGAGGAGGTCATCAAGGCCGCCATCGACACCGAGATGGAGCTGCTCAAGGAGATGCACGTCAACACGATCCGGCACTACGTGGGCATCCCGCCCAAGTGGGTGCGGTACATCTACGAGAAGCACGGCATCTACACGGTGCTGAACCACACCATCGGGCGCTACGGCCTGACCCTCGACGGCACCTGGTACCCCAATACCGACTACAGCGACCCGCGCGTGCGCGAGACCCTGCGCGCCGAGATGAAGGCGGTGGTCGAGGAGTTCAAGGACACCCCGGGCGTGCTCATGTGGCTGCTGGGCAACGAGAACAACTACGGCCTGACCTGGAAGAGCGCCGAGACCGAGGCCCTGCCCGAGGGCGAGAAGAACGCCGTCCGGGCCCGCTACCTGTACTCGCTGTTCGGTGAGATCATCGACGACATCCACGCCATCGACAAGGGCCGTCCGGTGGCCATGGCCAACGGCGACCTGCAGTACATCGACATCATCGCCGAGGAGTGCGCCGACATCGACGTCTTCGGCTCGAACGTGTACCGCGGCATCTCGGCGCGCGACTTCTACCAGGTCGTGCAGGACAAGCTCGACGTGCCCACGTTCTTCACCGAGTTCGGCGCCGACGCCTTCAACGCCGTGACCATGCAGGAGGACCAGGCGGCGCAGGCCTACTACCTGCTGGGCCAGTGGCGCGAGATCTACGAGCAGTCGGCCGGCAAGGGACGCGTCGGCAACGCCATCGGCGGCCTCATCTTCCAGTGGAGCGACGGCTGGTGGAAGTACAAGCAGGAGGAGCGCCTGGACATCCACGACACCAACGCCTCGTGGCCCAACGCCGGCTACCCGACCGACTACGTCGAAGGCCACAACAACATGAACGAGGAGTGGTGGGGCATCTGCGCCAAGGGCTTCAGCGACTCGCGGGGGCTGTACCAGGTGTACCCGCGCGCGGCCTACTACGCCCTGCGCGACGCCTTCCGCCTCGACCCCTACGGCAAGAGCACCGACATCGACGCCATCCGCTCGCACTTCGACGGCATCACCCCCATGGGCGCCGCCCTCGCGGCGCGCGGCGACAAGGCGGCCCTCGAGGGCACGACCCTGAGCAGGGTGCGCGTGGCGGGCGTGCGCATGGAATTCGAGACCTACAGCACCGGGGGCGACAACATCTCGACCCCGCCCATCGAGACGCCCCAGGAGGGCTACCCCTCGTTCCAGGGCTTCGACCACAACCAGAGCTTCTTCGTCGACTTCGAGGCCAAGCCCAGCGACGCCGTGGTCGGCAAGCTCAGCCTGAACGTGTTGGGGCACGTGGCCAAGAACCCCATCGACGAGATCTTCTACGAGAACCGCGGGCGGCCGAAGACGCTGCTCGACGACAACGGCGATCCGGTGCAGATCGAGTCGCTCGAACGCGTGAAGGTGTACCAGGGCTCGATCACCTGGGAGGACCAGGACTTCCAGCTCGACGCCTTCTACCGCGTCGGCCACCTGCACTGGCAGTACGAGGGCGACTTCTTCGGCCTCTACCGGGACGGCTTCTACGGCGAGAATCTCGACATCTACAACGGCGAGGCGCCCATCGGCATGCAGATCGCGGGCAAGGGCGACCTCGAGGGCCTGAAGGTGGCCTTCGGGCCGCAGTTGTGGTGGGGCGCGAATCCGGCCGTGTTCATCAAGTACCAGCGCAAGCTGGCCGGCATCGACTGGACGGGTGTCTTCCAGGAGGACTTCGCCCAGCAGAACACGGTCACCACGTCGATCGCCATTCCCGTGCGCCAGACCCGCAAGGCGGCCCTGAGCATGGCCACCGACCTCGGGCCGTTCGGCTTCGAGGGCGGCGCCCTGTGGTCGGGCCAGCCGCGGGTGGGCGAGACCTTCCAGATCGTCGACGAGGGGCTGGTGGGCGCCGAGGTGCCCGTGGCGCCCGGCGACGTGCGCCAGGACACCGTGACCGACGAGGACACCTGGGGCTTCAAGGGCAAGCTCACCTGGCAGAAGGGCCGCTGGAACTGGTACGGACAGGGCGCGGTGATGGGTCTGGTGGCCGACGCCGGCCCGACCGCGATCCCGACCTACACCGGCTGGACCCTGAAGGACAGCGGCTCGGGCAACCAGGTCAACGCCATCACCGGCGTGGCCGTCAACGCGGGCGACTGGCAGATCGGGCCGAACTTCCTCTGGCAGAAACCCATCGTCGGGCCCATGCCCCACTCGGACGACCTGACGGGCACGCCGGGCCGCACGCGCAACGTGCGCGACGACCCGTTCGCCGTGATCTGGAACCGGGAGACCACGGCGGCCGAGCTCATGCTGACGTACGATCCGACCCCGGCGACCTGGATGTGGTCGTGGGACAGCGACGTGCGGGAGAACGCGGACCTGGCCGCGAGCCTGGGCTTCTCGGTGCGCAAGCACCACACCACGTCCGACGCCAAGCTCTTCGTGGCCGACACGGGCGACGTCTACGCCTTCGCCGGCGGCACGCCCGCCCGCGACTGGGGCGACCTGTGGGAGGTCAACTGCCGCGTCGTGAACAAGGTGGGCGACAAGGCGAAGATGGTCAGCCACGTGGTCTTCGGCACGGCCGAGCCCAACGGCGACAACACCCGGCTCGTGAAGCGCTTCAGCGTGGACAGCCGCCTGGTGTGGCCGCGTCTGGCCCTCGGCTGGCACGCCAAGTTCAACGACTTCGGTCCCTACGACTACCACCGGGACCACAACCTGACCTATCCCCTGCAGCTGATGGCCGACGTGAGCGTGACCCTCGGCGCACCCCGCTGGTTCGATTTCCCCCAGACCCGGCTGGGCGTGCGCGGCACCTACCGCACCCTCGACCGGTACTCGAACCGCTACATGCCGGACGGCGTGGTCGCGCCGGCCCAGGGCGAGCTCTACCCCGAGGGCCTGGACAAGGGGAACGAGTGGGAGATCCGGACCTACCTGCATCTGGCGATCTGA
- a CDS encoding T9SS type A sorting domain-containing protein, with amino-acid sequence MNRLPRILSLALALTVLGAGLAFAADITFEKAGQVVAGVRCATETPSLERTEQIQAEVDAWLKTGGWAQLRDKANVTIPVAVHVVAQTNGVGDLTNQQINAQMQVLNQAYAGTGYSFDLVSTDRTYDTKWSTHRYGSRDERRMKQALAVDPATTLNVYFCNIGGGLLGYATFPDMYAEDSYMHGVVILYASVPGGGAAPYDEGDTATHEIGHFLGLYHTFQGGCSNPGDYVSDTAPESSPAYGCPNGRDTCAGNGPDPITNYMDYTDDSCMFEFTAGQTARMDQQMALYRPTMFGGTGGPGGGGDMHVASMTVGRESKGPNTNGTCSASVVDAGGNAVAGATVTFSIDGPTGGSTSGTTGSNGVVSVTSAKTRNASGEWCFEVTGVSLSGSSYDSGANVVTRSCESGDVFRTGAELSLGNQPNPFNPMTVIRFALPAATDVTLSIYDAAGRLVSRPVDGFLGAGDHEVTFNARNRASGVYFYQLRAGNETLTRKMLLLK; translated from the coding sequence GTGAACAGACTCCCACGCATCCTCTCGCTCGCTCTCGCACTCACCGTACTCGGCGCCGGACTCGCCTTCGCCGCCGACATCACCTTCGAGAAGGCCGGCCAGGTCGTCGCCGGCGTCCGCTGCGCCACCGAAACCCCCAGCCTCGAGCGCACGGAGCAGATCCAGGCCGAGGTCGACGCCTGGCTGAAGACGGGCGGCTGGGCGCAGCTGCGCGACAAGGCCAACGTGACGATTCCCGTGGCGGTCCACGTCGTGGCCCAGACCAACGGCGTCGGCGATCTCACCAATCAGCAGATCAACGCGCAGATGCAGGTGCTGAACCAGGCCTACGCCGGCACCGGCTACAGTTTCGACCTGGTGAGCACCGACCGCACCTACGACACAAAGTGGTCGACCCACCGCTACGGCAGCCGCGACGAGCGCCGCATGAAGCAGGCCCTGGCCGTCGATCCGGCCACGACCCTGAACGTCTACTTCTGCAACATCGGCGGCGGCCTGCTCGGCTACGCGACCTTCCCCGACATGTACGCCGAGGACAGCTACATGCACGGCGTGGTGATCCTGTACGCGTCGGTGCCGGGCGGCGGCGCGGCTCCCTACGACGAGGGCGACACGGCCACCCACGAGATCGGCCACTTCCTCGGCCTGTACCACACCTTCCAGGGCGGCTGCAGCAACCCCGGCGACTACGTGAGCGACACGGCCCCCGAGTCGTCCCCCGCCTACGGCTGCCCCAACGGCCGCGACACCTGCGCCGGCAACGGCCCCGACCCGATCACCAACTACATGGACTACACCGACGACAGCTGCATGTTCGAGTTCACCGCGGGCCAGACCGCCCGCATGGACCAGCAGATGGCCCTGTACCGCCCGACCATGTTCGGCGGCACCGGCGGGCCCGGCGGCGGCGGCGACATGCACGTGGCCTCCATGACCGTGGGCCGCGAGAGCAAGGGCCCGAACACGAACGGCACCTGCTCGGCCTCCGTGGTCGACGCCGGCGGCAACGCCGTCGCCGGCGCCACGGTGACGTTCAGCATCGACGGCCCCACCGGCGGCTCCACGAGCGGCACCACCGGCTCCAACGGCGTCGTCAGCGTGACCTCCGCCAAGACCAGGAACGCGTCCGGCGAGTGGTGCTTCGAGGTGACCGGCGTCTCCCTGAGCGGCTCGAGCTACGACTCGGGCGCCAACGTGGTGACGCGCAGCTGCGAGAGCGGCGACGTGTTCCGCACCGGCGCGGAGCTCAGCCTCGGCAACCAGCCGAATCCGTTCAACCCCATGACCGTCATCCGCTTCGCGCTGCCCGCGGCGACCGACGTGACCCTCAGCATCTACGATGCGGCGGGTCGCCTCGTCTCGCGCCCGGTGGACGGTTTCCTGGGCGCCGGCGACCACGAGGTCACCTTCAACGCCCGCAACCGGGCCAGCGGCGTGTACTTCTACCAGCTGCGCGCCGGCAACGAGACGCTGACGCGGAAGATGCTGCTGCTGAAGTAG